From a region of the Qipengyuania spongiae genome:
- a CDS encoding sigma-70 family RNA polymerase sigma factor: MAGQARTASEKADFKRELTDVVPHLRAFARGLCGRADLADDLVQEALLKAWAAQERFEPGTSMRAWTFVILRNAYLTDMRRNRFRGEYDETVAERILTAPAGQEEPIHLSDMHRALLTLPPERREALLLVGAGGFSYEEAANICGCAVGTIKSRVGRARAALNSMLADGSIPQRSMNDETAHRAILQELDEVASGQGLASRS; the protein is encoded by the coding sequence ATGGCAGGGCAAGCCAGAACGGCTTCCGAGAAGGCCGATTTCAAGCGCGAACTGACCGATGTGGTTCCGCACTTGCGTGCTTTTGCGCGCGGGTTGTGCGGACGTGCCGATCTAGCCGACGATCTCGTTCAGGAAGCCCTGCTCAAGGCCTGGGCCGCGCAGGAGCGGTTCGAGCCAGGGACATCGATGCGTGCGTGGACTTTCGTGATCCTGCGCAACGCCTATCTCACCGACATGCGGCGCAACCGCTTTCGCGGCGAATACGACGAGACGGTTGCCGAACGCATCCTGACCGCTCCAGCGGGGCAGGAAGAGCCGATCCATCTGTCGGATATGCATCGCGCTTTGCTGACCCTGCCCCCCGAACGGCGCGAGGCGCTGTTGCTGGTTGGTGCCGGTGGCTTCTCCTACGAGGAGGCGGCAAATATCTGCGGCTGTGCTGTCGGCACGATCAAGAGCCGCGTGGGCCGCGCCCGCGCCGCGCTCAATTCGATGCTGGCAGACGGATCGATTCCGCAGCGTTCGATGAACGACGAGACGGCGCATCGCGCGATCCTGCAGGAACTCGACGAAGTCGCCTCCGGTCAGGGACTGGCTTCGCGCAGCTAG